The following proteins are encoded in a genomic region of Rhodoferax aquaticus:
- a CDS encoding DUF2345 domain-containing protein, with protein MSKPLIAGPLIESTTAGSTHQHRQAHHAISAGGHVSTSTVKSWLLSAKEAIKLFAYGKGKKDPKHSGIKLVSAKADIDIQALQKSVNLLSKLDITVTANRVSIMAKERLVINGGGSQTVWSAAGIHSQTAGSHVAHAAYHGLAPGKAGSVSMPSLPFVPENLPKPYSIQINAVGKVGVVGSQTKAAALPKFRAYNDTGELLAQGFLDSKGNTPPIYSDKPETVRVVLGDGPWGKSADVKHA; from the coding sequence GTGAGCAAACCCCTGATCGCCGGCCCCTTGATTGAGAGCACCACCGCAGGCAGCACGCACCAGCACCGCCAGGCGCACCATGCCATCAGCGCGGGTGGGCATGTGAGCACGTCTACCGTCAAGAGTTGGCTCTTGAGTGCCAAAGAAGCCATCAAGCTGTTTGCTTACGGCAAAGGCAAGAAAGACCCCAAGCACAGCGGCATCAAACTCGTAAGCGCCAAAGCAGACATTGACATCCAAGCCCTGCAAAAGAGCGTGAACCTGCTCTCCAAGCTGGACATCACCGTCACCGCCAACCGGGTCAGCATCATGGCCAAAGAGCGGCTGGTCATCAACGGCGGCGGCAGCCAAACGGTGTGGAGTGCAGCCGGCATCCACAGCCAAACAGCCGGCAGCCATGTGGCGCATGCGGCCTATCACGGGCTGGCACCGGGCAAGGCGGGGAGTGTGAGCATGCCGAGTTTGCCGTTTGTGCCGGAGAACTTGCCCAAGCCGTACAGCATTCAAATCAACGCAGTGGGAAAAGTGGGGGTGGTGGGCAGTCAGACCAAAGCGGCAGCGCTTCCAAAGTTCAGGGCCTACAACGACACAGGCGAACTTCTTGCGCAAGGTTTTTTAGACAGCAAAGGCAACACGCCACCCATCTACTCGGACAAACCAGAAACCGTGCGCGTGGTATTGGGTGATGGTCCATGGGGCAAAAGTGCTGACGTCAAACACGCATAA
- a CDS encoding M23 family metallopeptidase — protein MLISPPFLKSGTPQDNNPNIQLAFTGQYPVTSHLEWHNGQHLIAPQENSSYVEVRAIADGKVIYLSPPDAQPSSDKDHPQNYAAFGSGPEWTDKGMLILEHTTEIGASGNTPTAITYYSVYAHLSAINKSLKAGDKVYRKDSLGKPGHIYAQPGHMHFEICLNDDNLKKLLGQDPSTWPNADAAPSKDGRTDAVFGSTYIYLPQSTPVQSTVPTQHLQSAAAQTLGTAQWVQISYAGNATLTSYTVQGAPIGSPRSDTEAEYKLYQEANTRHNSLPAADKASSSPSGWYELLRFGRNLGWGDAATDKDPLPTNAAHWRKIVTPAGEVWADLNATGSYKFSDADFPSVLGWNCIGDDTRTTDQRCDSAKLKTLLTSEIEGAQAKQEARAKPTRLFEQTSKAAIAHKLRKAICKFPTEFDQGDFEARYGHIKEEDYFKSDATGENWKKLSAHIKALTMTDLPQAYKDAQWHLHPLEFIEQMRRCGWLSKSEFTQLLPSYAVRSGQWKDTQGGRHPGVFWEKVNVSDQNLESGLIANHRIPMNRTLRKYGIHTPLRMASFFGNAVQESNWLSSLQENAGSSLWYEPWFGRGFLQLTSPGNYFAYWRWRGRKLDVALDTQLKNTYDDMYKNTAKRAQKLLDDAYFPQVTQEIKDWRSQVNGGARSELPEEKLAPSDSAGFYWAALMIKHADGQHVLERRSVAIVDSNGQSKGDKVYYRSPTFWKVSASVNLPGAVDNINYAGINGFDARCSAYGVALAVLTEMRFASGTGIALDYPEGYIPRRAQ, from the coding sequence ATGTTGATTAGCCCTCCCTTCTTAAAGTCCGGCACCCCGCAAGACAACAACCCAAACATTCAATTGGCGTTCACGGGTCAGTACCCGGTTACGTCCCACCTGGAATGGCACAACGGCCAGCACCTGATTGCACCGCAAGAAAACAGCAGCTATGTTGAAGTGCGCGCTATTGCTGACGGCAAAGTGATTTACCTCAGCCCACCCGATGCCCAGCCCAGCTCCGACAAAGACCACCCCCAAAACTACGCCGCCTTTGGCAGTGGCCCGGAGTGGACTGATAAAGGCATGCTCATCTTGGAGCACACCACCGAAATCGGCGCCAGTGGCAATACGCCCACTGCCATTACCTACTACAGCGTGTACGCCCATCTCAGTGCGATCAACAAAAGCCTCAAAGCAGGCGACAAGGTGTACCGCAAAGACAGCCTAGGCAAGCCCGGCCACATCTATGCCCAGCCTGGGCACATGCACTTTGAGATTTGTTTGAACGACGACAACCTCAAAAAGCTGCTCGGGCAAGACCCCTCCACCTGGCCCAACGCGGATGCCGCCCCCAGCAAAGATGGCCGCACCGATGCGGTGTTCGGCAGCACCTACATCTACCTGCCACAGAGCACACCGGTACAAAGCACGGTGCCCACCCAGCACCTGCAAAGCGCAGCCGCGCAAACCTTGGGCACAGCCCAATGGGTGCAAATCAGCTACGCAGGCAATGCAACGCTTACCAGCTACACGGTGCAGGGCGCGCCTATCGGCAGCCCGCGCAGCGACACAGAAGCCGAATACAAGCTGTACCAGGAAGCTAACACCCGCCACAACAGCCTGCCAGCGGCAGACAAGGCCAGCAGCAGCCCCAGCGGCTGGTACGAACTCTTGCGCTTTGGGCGCAACCTAGGCTGGGGGGATGCAGCCACCGACAAAGACCCGCTACCCACTAACGCAGCCCACTGGAGAAAGATAGTGACACCCGCAGGCGAGGTGTGGGCAGACCTGAACGCCACTGGCAGCTACAAATTCAGCGATGCAGACTTCCCATCGGTGCTAGGCTGGAATTGCATAGGCGATGACACCCGCACCACCGACCAGCGCTGTGACAGTGCCAAACTCAAGACCCTTCTGACGAGCGAGATAGAAGGGGCGCAGGCCAAGCAAGAGGCACGGGCCAAGCCCACACGCCTGTTTGAGCAAACCAGCAAAGCGGCGATTGCGCACAAGCTGCGCAAAGCCATCTGCAAGTTCCCCACGGAGTTTGACCAAGGCGACTTTGAAGCGCGCTATGGGCACATCAAGGAGGAGGACTACTTCAAGAGCGACGCTACCGGGGAGAACTGGAAAAAGCTGTCAGCACACATCAAGGCGCTGACCATGACGGACTTGCCGCAAGCCTACAAGGATGCGCAGTGGCATTTGCATCCCTTGGAGTTCATTGAGCAGATGCGTAGGTGTGGCTGGTTGAGTAAGAGTGAGTTCACACAACTGCTGCCCAGTTATGCGGTGCGTAGCGGGCAATGGAAAGATACCCAAGGTGGCAGGCATCCGGGAGTGTTTTGGGAGAAAGTCAACGTTTCCGATCAAAACTTAGAAAGTGGGTTGATCGCCAACCACCGCATCCCGATGAATCGCACCCTGCGCAAGTACGGCATCCACACTCCTCTGCGCATGGCCAGCTTCTTTGGCAACGCAGTACAGGAGTCGAACTGGTTGAGTAGCTTGCAAGAGAATGCGGGAAGTAGCCTGTGGTACGAGCCGTGGTTCGGACGAGGCTTTTTGCAACTGACATCGCCGGGTAACTACTTTGCATACTGGCGCTGGCGCGGTCGTAAGCTTGACGTGGCCTTGGACACCCAGCTCAAGAACACCTATGACGACATGTACAAGAACACGGCCAAACGAGCACAGAAGCTGCTCGATGATGCGTACTTCCCCCAGGTGACACAAGAAATCAAAGACTGGCGTTCGCAAGTGAACGGTGGTGCTAGGTCTGAGTTGCCCGAAGAAAAGTTAGCACCCTCAGACAGCGCGGGCTTCTATTGGGCAGCACTGATGATCAAGCATGCCGACGGCCAGCACGTACTGGAGCGCCGCAGTGTTGCCATCGTGGACAGCAACGGCCAGTCCAAGGGCGACAAGGTGTACTACCGCAGCCCCACGTTCTGGAAAGTCTCGGCCTCGGTCAACTTGCCGGGTGCGGTGGATAACATCAACTACGCCGGAATTAACGGCTTTGATGCCCGTTGCAGTGCCTACGGCGTGGCGCTGGCGGTGTTGACGGAGATGAGGTTTGCAAGTGGTACTGGCATAGCGTTGGACTACCCAGAGGGATATATACCGAGGCGGGCGCAATGA